A portion of the Thunnus albacares chromosome 5, fThuAlb1.1, whole genome shotgun sequence genome contains these proteins:
- the csde1 gene encoding cold shock domain-containing protein E1 isoform X3: protein MGSPWKGFVEFTLPASPPTAFVSADLSSTSPVGLSLSPYGRSHIQVLSSVSEMERGCSEPPVARNTGSAPSTSTGPMPIPRSSSVSCHPHPGSKKHKRTPLYQRSMSFDPGMLHNNGHTAYANGTGPGIRETGVVEKLLTSYGFIQCSERQARLFFHCSQYNGNLQELKIGDDVEFEVSSDRRTGKPIAVKLLKIKPEVLPEERISGQVGPDLHAYPFTVLHGYIHPVVSAIPVHLDGKSAPGQVPTGSVCYERNGEVFYLTYTPDDVEGNIHLDTGDKVSFYMETNKHTGAVSARNIQLVKKKQMRCQGVVCATKEAFGFIERADVVKEIFFHYSEFKGDLEALQAGDDVEFTIKDRNGKEVATDVRLLPQGTVIFEDISIEQFEGTVVKVIPKVSTKNQNDPLPGRISARIGFSDKELPFGEKDTKSKVTLLEGDHIQFNISTDRRDKLERATNIDILPDTFNFTKETREMGVIAAIRDGFGFIKCVDRDARMFFHFSEVLEESQLHISDEVEFTVVPDMLSAQRNHAVRIKKLPKGTVSFHTQSEQRFAGVVEKEIVAANAKNASPNKNKEKKKDKESEEGVIAYEDCGVKLTVQYHGKDLEGGCHPQVGDKVEFSINEVKRTGQQSAVSIRVLNRNASNAKRLQGFVATLKDNFGFIETANHDQEIFFHYSEMCGDLENLELGDTVEYTLSKGKGNKVSAEKVTKVAAVNGVGEDVGVTVMMGKVIRPLRSVDPSQTEYQGLIEITEEGGTKGQNYPFGIMGMANKADCLQKGELVKFQVCTIAQTGQKMACNVVPQRRAMVECVKDQFGFITYEVGESKKLFFHVKEVQDGLELQTGDEVEFSVVLNQRTGKCSACNVRRVSEGPKPVVTPRPDRLVNRLKSITLDDASAPRLVIVRQPRGPDNSKGFNVERKTRQPGVID from the exons ATGGGCAGCCCCTGGAAAGGCTTTGTTGAGTTTACCTTGCCTGCGTCGCCACCCACCGCGTTTGTTAGCGCTGACCTGAGCAGCACCTCCCCTGTCGGACTCAGCCTGTCGCCATATGGCCGATCC CATATCCAAGTCCTATCCTCAGTGTCAGAAATGGAAAGAGGCTGCTCTGAACCGCCAGTAGCCCGCAACACTGGCTCTGCCCCTTCTACCTCTACTGGTCCCATGCCTATCCCCcgctcctcctctgtctcttgcCATCCCCACCCTGGAAGTAAAAAACACAAGCGGACCCCCTTGTATCAGAGATCA ATGAGTTTTGACCCAGGTATGCTCCATAACAATGGGCACACTGCATACGCCAACGGCACAGGGCCTGGCATTAGAGAGACAGGCGTGGTGGAGAAGCTTCTGACTTCCTATGGCTTCATCCAGTGCTCCGAACGCCAGGCTCGTCTCTTCTTCCACTGCTCCCAGTACAATGGTAACCTGCAGGAGCTTAAAATAGGAG ATGATGTAGAGTTTGAGGTATCCTCTGACAGGCGCACTGGCAAGCCCATAGCAGTGAAGCTGCTTAAGATAAAGCCAGAGGTGCTGCCAGAGGAGCGCATCTCGGGCCAGGTGGGGCCAGACCTGCACGCCTATCCCTTTACTGTGCTGCATGGTTATATTCATCCA GTTGTCTCAGCAATCCCAGTGCACTTGGATGGAAAGTCTGCTCCTGGCCAGGTGCCCACCGGAAGTGTTTGTTATGAAAGAAATGGG GAAGTGTTCTACCTTACCTACACTCCTGATGATGTAGAGGGTAACATCCACCTGGACACCGGTGACAAAGTCAGCTTTTATATGGAGACCAACAAGCA TACTGGTGCAGTCAGTGCTCGTAATATTCAACTTGTGAAGAAAAAGCAAATGAGGTGCCAGGGGGTGGTGTGTGCTACAAAG GAGGCATTTGGATTCATTGAGAGGGCTGACGTGGTGAAGGAGATCTTTTTTCACTACAGCGAGTTCAAGGGTGATCTGGAGGCGCTGCAGGCTGGAGATGATGTCGAGTTCACCatcaaagacagaaat GGTAAAGAAGTAGCCACAGATGTGAGGCTGCTCCCCCAAGGAACAGTCATCTTTGAGGATATCAGCATTGAGCAGTTTGAAGGCACAGTCGTCAAGGTCATTCCCAAGGTTTCCACCAAAAACCAG AACGACCCTCTTCCAGGTCGTATCAGTGCCCGGATCGGTTTCAGTGACAAGGAGCTGCCATTTGGGGAAAAGGACACAAAGTCCAAGGTGACCCTTTTGGAGGGGGACCACATACAGTTCAACATCTCCACCGACCGCAGAGACAAGCTGGAGAGGGCTACCAACATAGACATCCTTCCAGACACATTCAACTTCACTAAGGAGACTCGTGAAATG GGGGTGATTGCAGCTATACGTGATGGCTTTGGCTTCATTAAATGTGTGGATCGGGATGCCAGGATGTTCTTTCACTTCAGTGAAGTCCTGGAGGAGAGCCAACTGCACATCTCAGATGAAGTGGAGTTCACTGTTGTGCCT GATATGCTGTCAGCTCAGAGGAACCATGCAGTGCGCATCAAGAAGCTGCCCAAGGGCACTGTGTCCTTCCATACTCAGTCTGAGCAGCGCTTTGCTGGTGTGGTGGAGAAGGAAATTGTGGCAGCGAACGCCAAAAATGCCAGTCCCAACAAGAACAAGGAGAAG AAAAAAGACAAG GAATCTGAGGAAGGAGTGATTGCATATGAAGACTGTGGAGTGAAGCTCACTGTGCAATACCATGGCAAGGACCTGGAGGGAGGATGTCACCCACAGGTCGGAGACAAG GTGGAGTTCTCAATCAATGAAGTGAAGAGAACAGGCCAGCAGAGTGCAGTCTCCATCAGGGTCCTCAACCGAAACGCCTCCAATGCCAAGAGACTGCAAGGATTTGTTGCCACACTGAAGGACAACTTTGGCTTCATTGAGACAGCAAATCATGACCAGGAGATTTTCTTTCACTACAG TGAAATGTGTGGAGACTTGGAGAACTTGGAGCTTGGTGACACAGTGGAGTATACTCTTTCTaagggaaaaggaaacaaagtcAGTGCTGAAAAGGTTACCAAAGTGGCTGCAG TGAACGGTGTTGGTGAGGATGTTGGTGTAACAGTGATGATGGGGAAAGTCATCCGTCCCTTACGCAGTGTGGACCCGTCCCAGACAGAATACCAAGGGCTTATTGAAATCACAGAGGAAG GTGGAACTAAAGGTCAGAATTATCCCTTTGGAATCATGGGCATGGCAAACAAGGCCGATTGTCTACAGAAAGGAGAACTTGTCAAGTTCCAGGTTTGCACAATAGCTCAGACTGGACAGAAGATGGCCTGTAATGTGGTCCCCCAGCGTAGAGCCATGGTGGAGTGTGTCAAAGACCAG TTTGGCTTCATCACATACGAAGTAGGTGAGAGCAAGAAGCTTTTCTTCCATGTAAAAGAAGTGCAGGATGGCCTGGAGCTCCAGACTGGGGATGAGGTGGAGTTCTCAGTTGTCCTCAATCAACGCACAGGAAAATGTAGTGCCTGCAATGTACGCAGAGTCAG TGAGGGGCCAAAACCAGTGGTGACTCCGCGTCCTGACCGCCTAGTGAACAGACTGAAGAGCATCACCCTTGATGACGCCAGTGCTCCTCGGCTGGTCATTGTAAGACAGCCCCGTGGTCCTGACAATTCAAAG GGCTTCAATGTGGAGCGCAAGACTCGCCAGCCTGGTGTCATTGACTGA
- the csde1 gene encoding cold shock domain-containing protein E1 isoform X4 produces MGSPWKGFVEFTLPASPPTAFVSADLSSTSPVGLSLSPYGRSHIQVLSSVSEMERGCSEPPVARNTGSAPSTSTGPMPIPRSSSVSCHPHPGSKKHKRTPLYQRSMSFDPGMLHNNGHTAYANGTGPGIRETGVVEKLLTSYGFIQCSERQARLFFHCSQYNGNLQELKIGDDVEFEVSSDRRTGKPIAVKLLKIKPEVLPEERISGQVGPDLHAYPFTVLHGYIHPVVSAIPVHLDGKSAPGQVPTGSVCYERNGEVFYLTYTPDDVEGNIHLDTGDKVSFYMETNKHTGAVSARNIQLVKKKQMRCQGVVCATKEAFGFIERADVVKEIFFHYSEFKGDLEALQAGDDVEFTIKDRNGKEVATDVRLLPQGTVIFEDISIEQFEGTVVKVIPKVSTKNQNDPLPGRISARIGFSDKELPFGEKDTKSKVTLLEGDHIQFNISTDRRDKLERATNIDILPDTFNFTKETREMGVIAAIRDGFGFIKCVDRDARMFFHFSEVLEESQLHISDEVEFTVVPDMLSAQRNHAVRIKKLPKGTVSFHTQSEQRFAGVVEKEIVAANAKNASPNKNKEKESEEGVIAYEDCGVKLTVQYHGKDLEGGCHPQVGDKVEFSINEVKRTGQQSAVSIRVLNRNASNAKRLQGFVATLKDNFGFIETANHDQEIFFHYSEMCGDLENLELGDTVEYTLSKGKGNKVSAEKVTKVAAVNGVGEDVGVTVMMGKVIRPLRSVDPSQTEYQGLIEITEEGGTKGQNYPFGIMGMANKADCLQKGELVKFQVCTIAQTGQKMACNVVPQRRAMVECVKDQFGFITYEVGESKKLFFHVKEVQDGLELQTGDEVEFSVVLNQRTGKCSACNVRRVSEGPKPVVTPRPDRLVNRLKSITLDDASAPRLVIVRQPRGPDNSKGFNVERKTRQPGVID; encoded by the exons ATGGGCAGCCCCTGGAAAGGCTTTGTTGAGTTTACCTTGCCTGCGTCGCCACCCACCGCGTTTGTTAGCGCTGACCTGAGCAGCACCTCCCCTGTCGGACTCAGCCTGTCGCCATATGGCCGATCC CATATCCAAGTCCTATCCTCAGTGTCAGAAATGGAAAGAGGCTGCTCTGAACCGCCAGTAGCCCGCAACACTGGCTCTGCCCCTTCTACCTCTACTGGTCCCATGCCTATCCCCcgctcctcctctgtctcttgcCATCCCCACCCTGGAAGTAAAAAACACAAGCGGACCCCCTTGTATCAGAGATCA ATGAGTTTTGACCCAGGTATGCTCCATAACAATGGGCACACTGCATACGCCAACGGCACAGGGCCTGGCATTAGAGAGACAGGCGTGGTGGAGAAGCTTCTGACTTCCTATGGCTTCATCCAGTGCTCCGAACGCCAGGCTCGTCTCTTCTTCCACTGCTCCCAGTACAATGGTAACCTGCAGGAGCTTAAAATAGGAG ATGATGTAGAGTTTGAGGTATCCTCTGACAGGCGCACTGGCAAGCCCATAGCAGTGAAGCTGCTTAAGATAAAGCCAGAGGTGCTGCCAGAGGAGCGCATCTCGGGCCAGGTGGGGCCAGACCTGCACGCCTATCCCTTTACTGTGCTGCATGGTTATATTCATCCA GTTGTCTCAGCAATCCCAGTGCACTTGGATGGAAAGTCTGCTCCTGGCCAGGTGCCCACCGGAAGTGTTTGTTATGAAAGAAATGGG GAAGTGTTCTACCTTACCTACACTCCTGATGATGTAGAGGGTAACATCCACCTGGACACCGGTGACAAAGTCAGCTTTTATATGGAGACCAACAAGCA TACTGGTGCAGTCAGTGCTCGTAATATTCAACTTGTGAAGAAAAAGCAAATGAGGTGCCAGGGGGTGGTGTGTGCTACAAAG GAGGCATTTGGATTCATTGAGAGGGCTGACGTGGTGAAGGAGATCTTTTTTCACTACAGCGAGTTCAAGGGTGATCTGGAGGCGCTGCAGGCTGGAGATGATGTCGAGTTCACCatcaaagacagaaat GGTAAAGAAGTAGCCACAGATGTGAGGCTGCTCCCCCAAGGAACAGTCATCTTTGAGGATATCAGCATTGAGCAGTTTGAAGGCACAGTCGTCAAGGTCATTCCCAAGGTTTCCACCAAAAACCAG AACGACCCTCTTCCAGGTCGTATCAGTGCCCGGATCGGTTTCAGTGACAAGGAGCTGCCATTTGGGGAAAAGGACACAAAGTCCAAGGTGACCCTTTTGGAGGGGGACCACATACAGTTCAACATCTCCACCGACCGCAGAGACAAGCTGGAGAGGGCTACCAACATAGACATCCTTCCAGACACATTCAACTTCACTAAGGAGACTCGTGAAATG GGGGTGATTGCAGCTATACGTGATGGCTTTGGCTTCATTAAATGTGTGGATCGGGATGCCAGGATGTTCTTTCACTTCAGTGAAGTCCTGGAGGAGAGCCAACTGCACATCTCAGATGAAGTGGAGTTCACTGTTGTGCCT GATATGCTGTCAGCTCAGAGGAACCATGCAGTGCGCATCAAGAAGCTGCCCAAGGGCACTGTGTCCTTCCATACTCAGTCTGAGCAGCGCTTTGCTGGTGTGGTGGAGAAGGAAATTGTGGCAGCGAACGCCAAAAATGCCAGTCCCAACAAGAACAAGGAGAAG GAATCTGAGGAAGGAGTGATTGCATATGAAGACTGTGGAGTGAAGCTCACTGTGCAATACCATGGCAAGGACCTGGAGGGAGGATGTCACCCACAGGTCGGAGACAAG GTGGAGTTCTCAATCAATGAAGTGAAGAGAACAGGCCAGCAGAGTGCAGTCTCCATCAGGGTCCTCAACCGAAACGCCTCCAATGCCAAGAGACTGCAAGGATTTGTTGCCACACTGAAGGACAACTTTGGCTTCATTGAGACAGCAAATCATGACCAGGAGATTTTCTTTCACTACAG TGAAATGTGTGGAGACTTGGAGAACTTGGAGCTTGGTGACACAGTGGAGTATACTCTTTCTaagggaaaaggaaacaaagtcAGTGCTGAAAAGGTTACCAAAGTGGCTGCAG TGAACGGTGTTGGTGAGGATGTTGGTGTAACAGTGATGATGGGGAAAGTCATCCGTCCCTTACGCAGTGTGGACCCGTCCCAGACAGAATACCAAGGGCTTATTGAAATCACAGAGGAAG GTGGAACTAAAGGTCAGAATTATCCCTTTGGAATCATGGGCATGGCAAACAAGGCCGATTGTCTACAGAAAGGAGAACTTGTCAAGTTCCAGGTTTGCACAATAGCTCAGACTGGACAGAAGATGGCCTGTAATGTGGTCCCCCAGCGTAGAGCCATGGTGGAGTGTGTCAAAGACCAG TTTGGCTTCATCACATACGAAGTAGGTGAGAGCAAGAAGCTTTTCTTCCATGTAAAAGAAGTGCAGGATGGCCTGGAGCTCCAGACTGGGGATGAGGTGGAGTTCTCAGTTGTCCTCAATCAACGCACAGGAAAATGTAGTGCCTGCAATGTACGCAGAGTCAG TGAGGGGCCAAAACCAGTGGTGACTCCGCGTCCTGACCGCCTAGTGAACAGACTGAAGAGCATCACCCTTGATGACGCCAGTGCTCCTCGGCTGGTCATTGTAAGACAGCCCCGTGGTCCTGACAATTCAAAG GGCTTCAATGTGGAGCGCAAGACTCGCCAGCCTGGTGTCATTGACTGA
- the csde1 gene encoding cold shock domain-containing protein E1 isoform X1 has protein sequence MGSPWKGFVEFTLPASPPTAFVSADLSSTSPVGLSLSPYGRSHIQVLSSVSEMERGCSEPPVARNTGSAPSTSTGPMPIPRSSSVSCHPHPGSKKHKRTPLYQRSMSFDPGMLHNNGHTAYANGTGPGIRETGVVEKLLTSYGFIQCSERQARLFFHCSQYNGNLQELKIGDDVEFEVSSDRRTGKPIAVKLLKIKPEVLPEERISGQVGPDLHAYPFTVLHGYIHPVVSAIPVHLDGKSAPGQVPTGSVCYERNGEVFYLTYTPDDVEGNIHLDTGDKVSFYMETNKHTGAVSARNIQLVKKKQMRCQGVVCATKEAFGFIERADVVKEIFFHYSEFKGDLEALQAGDDVEFTIKDRNGKEVATDVRLLPQGTVIFEDISIEQFEGTVVKVIPKVSTKNQNDPLPGRISARIGFSDKELPFGEKDTKSKVTLLEGDHIQFNISTDRRDKLERATNIDILPDTFNFTKETREMGVIAAIRDGFGFIKCVDRDARMFFHFSEVLEESQLHISDEVEFTVVPDMLSAQRNHAVRIKKLPKGTVSFHTQSEQRFAGVVEKEIVAANAKNASPNKNKEKKKDKGKVVEKESEEGVIAYEDCGVKLTVQYHGKDLEGGCHPQVGDKVEFSINEVKRTGQQSAVSIRVLNRNASNAKRLQGFVATLKDNFGFIETANHDQEIFFHYSEMCGDLENLELGDTVEYTLSKGKGNKVSAEKVTKVAAVNGVGEDVGVTVMMGKVIRPLRSVDPSQTEYQGLIEITEEGGTKGQNYPFGIMGMANKADCLQKGELVKFQVCTIAQTGQKMACNVVPQRRAMVECVKDQFGFITYEVGESKKLFFHVKEVQDGLELQTGDEVEFSVVLNQRTGKCSACNVRRVSEGPKPVVTPRPDRLVNRLKSITLDDASAPRLVIVRQPRGPDNSKGFNVERKTRQPGVID, from the exons ATGGGCAGCCCCTGGAAAGGCTTTGTTGAGTTTACCTTGCCTGCGTCGCCACCCACCGCGTTTGTTAGCGCTGACCTGAGCAGCACCTCCCCTGTCGGACTCAGCCTGTCGCCATATGGCCGATCC CATATCCAAGTCCTATCCTCAGTGTCAGAAATGGAAAGAGGCTGCTCTGAACCGCCAGTAGCCCGCAACACTGGCTCTGCCCCTTCTACCTCTACTGGTCCCATGCCTATCCCCcgctcctcctctgtctcttgcCATCCCCACCCTGGAAGTAAAAAACACAAGCGGACCCCCTTGTATCAGAGATCA ATGAGTTTTGACCCAGGTATGCTCCATAACAATGGGCACACTGCATACGCCAACGGCACAGGGCCTGGCATTAGAGAGACAGGCGTGGTGGAGAAGCTTCTGACTTCCTATGGCTTCATCCAGTGCTCCGAACGCCAGGCTCGTCTCTTCTTCCACTGCTCCCAGTACAATGGTAACCTGCAGGAGCTTAAAATAGGAG ATGATGTAGAGTTTGAGGTATCCTCTGACAGGCGCACTGGCAAGCCCATAGCAGTGAAGCTGCTTAAGATAAAGCCAGAGGTGCTGCCAGAGGAGCGCATCTCGGGCCAGGTGGGGCCAGACCTGCACGCCTATCCCTTTACTGTGCTGCATGGTTATATTCATCCA GTTGTCTCAGCAATCCCAGTGCACTTGGATGGAAAGTCTGCTCCTGGCCAGGTGCCCACCGGAAGTGTTTGTTATGAAAGAAATGGG GAAGTGTTCTACCTTACCTACACTCCTGATGATGTAGAGGGTAACATCCACCTGGACACCGGTGACAAAGTCAGCTTTTATATGGAGACCAACAAGCA TACTGGTGCAGTCAGTGCTCGTAATATTCAACTTGTGAAGAAAAAGCAAATGAGGTGCCAGGGGGTGGTGTGTGCTACAAAG GAGGCATTTGGATTCATTGAGAGGGCTGACGTGGTGAAGGAGATCTTTTTTCACTACAGCGAGTTCAAGGGTGATCTGGAGGCGCTGCAGGCTGGAGATGATGTCGAGTTCACCatcaaagacagaaat GGTAAAGAAGTAGCCACAGATGTGAGGCTGCTCCCCCAAGGAACAGTCATCTTTGAGGATATCAGCATTGAGCAGTTTGAAGGCACAGTCGTCAAGGTCATTCCCAAGGTTTCCACCAAAAACCAG AACGACCCTCTTCCAGGTCGTATCAGTGCCCGGATCGGTTTCAGTGACAAGGAGCTGCCATTTGGGGAAAAGGACACAAAGTCCAAGGTGACCCTTTTGGAGGGGGACCACATACAGTTCAACATCTCCACCGACCGCAGAGACAAGCTGGAGAGGGCTACCAACATAGACATCCTTCCAGACACATTCAACTTCACTAAGGAGACTCGTGAAATG GGGGTGATTGCAGCTATACGTGATGGCTTTGGCTTCATTAAATGTGTGGATCGGGATGCCAGGATGTTCTTTCACTTCAGTGAAGTCCTGGAGGAGAGCCAACTGCACATCTCAGATGAAGTGGAGTTCACTGTTGTGCCT GATATGCTGTCAGCTCAGAGGAACCATGCAGTGCGCATCAAGAAGCTGCCCAAGGGCACTGTGTCCTTCCATACTCAGTCTGAGCAGCGCTTTGCTGGTGTGGTGGAGAAGGAAATTGTGGCAGCGAACGCCAAAAATGCCAGTCCCAACAAGAACAAGGAGAAG AAAAAAGACAAG GGGAAAGTTGTAGAAAAG GAATCTGAGGAAGGAGTGATTGCATATGAAGACTGTGGAGTGAAGCTCACTGTGCAATACCATGGCAAGGACCTGGAGGGAGGATGTCACCCACAGGTCGGAGACAAG GTGGAGTTCTCAATCAATGAAGTGAAGAGAACAGGCCAGCAGAGTGCAGTCTCCATCAGGGTCCTCAACCGAAACGCCTCCAATGCCAAGAGACTGCAAGGATTTGTTGCCACACTGAAGGACAACTTTGGCTTCATTGAGACAGCAAATCATGACCAGGAGATTTTCTTTCACTACAG TGAAATGTGTGGAGACTTGGAGAACTTGGAGCTTGGTGACACAGTGGAGTATACTCTTTCTaagggaaaaggaaacaaagtcAGTGCTGAAAAGGTTACCAAAGTGGCTGCAG TGAACGGTGTTGGTGAGGATGTTGGTGTAACAGTGATGATGGGGAAAGTCATCCGTCCCTTACGCAGTGTGGACCCGTCCCAGACAGAATACCAAGGGCTTATTGAAATCACAGAGGAAG GTGGAACTAAAGGTCAGAATTATCCCTTTGGAATCATGGGCATGGCAAACAAGGCCGATTGTCTACAGAAAGGAGAACTTGTCAAGTTCCAGGTTTGCACAATAGCTCAGACTGGACAGAAGATGGCCTGTAATGTGGTCCCCCAGCGTAGAGCCATGGTGGAGTGTGTCAAAGACCAG TTTGGCTTCATCACATACGAAGTAGGTGAGAGCAAGAAGCTTTTCTTCCATGTAAAAGAAGTGCAGGATGGCCTGGAGCTCCAGACTGGGGATGAGGTGGAGTTCTCAGTTGTCCTCAATCAACGCACAGGAAAATGTAGTGCCTGCAATGTACGCAGAGTCAG TGAGGGGCCAAAACCAGTGGTGACTCCGCGTCCTGACCGCCTAGTGAACAGACTGAAGAGCATCACCCTTGATGACGCCAGTGCTCCTCGGCTGGTCATTGTAAGACAGCCCCGTGGTCCTGACAATTCAAAG GGCTTCAATGTGGAGCGCAAGACTCGCCAGCCTGGTGTCATTGACTGA